The segment AATCAGCGGAGACCATTTTAATGATAGGCATCCGGCTTGGTCTCCCGATGGTCGTCGTATAGCCTTTGTTCACGCCCGGGCGTTGGGGCAACCATCGATTTACACGATGAATGTGAACGGAGAAAATCGTGTACGCCTTTCCGACTGCCACGCAGATACTAGACCTACATGGTCGCCTGACAGTGCTCAAATCGTCTATAACCATGCGCTGGCGGAAGGGATCCGGGATCTTTTTGTGGTGGACATTGAGACATTTCTCGCTGCCCAAGAGGCACCTCCAACGAAAGCAGAACCGGAGCCCGAACTAGAGCCGGAGCCCGAACCGGAGCCGGAGCCGGAACCGGAGCCGGAACCGGAGCCAGATCCACCACAACAGCCGGAACCGGATCCAGATCCGCATCAAACACCAGACGAGGAGGACAAAAAGGAGGGAGAGGGTGATCCACCTCAAGCCCCGAGTGCCGATCCACCAGGAATCCAAGAAGGTGTTCAACGTTTGACAACTGGTGCACACCACGATATCCACCCGCACTGGAGTCCCGATGGCTCGAAATTGGTATTTACCAAGGAAAGTGCTCCGCTTGATGCTGCGGTGTATGTCCTGGATCTGTNNNNNNNNNNNNNNNNNNNNNNNNNNNNNNNNNNNNNNNNNNNNNNNNNNNNNNNNNNNNNNNNNNNNNNNNNNNNNNNNNNNNNNNNNNNNNNNNNNNNNNNNNNNNNNNNNNNNNNNNNNNNNNNNNNNNNNNNNNNNNNNNNNNNNNN is part of the Candidatus Poribacteria bacterium genome and harbors:
- a CDS encoding PD40 domain-containing protein — encoded protein: ISGDHFNDRHPAWSPDGRRIAFVHARALGQPSIYTMNVNGENRVRLSDCHADTRPTWSPDSAQIVYNHALAEGIRDLFVVDIETFLAAQEAPPTKAEPEPELEPEPEPEPEPEPEPEPEPDPPQQPEPDPDPHQTPDEEDKKEGEGDPPQAPSADPPGIQEGVQRLTTGAHHDIHPHWSPDGSKLVFTKESAPLDAAVYVLDL